Below is a genomic region from Eremothecium sinecaudum strain ATCC 58844 chromosome V, complete sequence.
TCTACTCCAGCAGAATCTGCGGCGTCTGCAGGTAATTCTACAACAGTAATAATCTGCGATAACGTCTTCAGTTCATTCTTCAGTACAGCTTTTTCAATATCTTGGTGTCTCTTTTGCTGGTTATATCTCCTAAAAACAGGGAATATAATGTCAAAAAAGGATGCAAATTCGTAATCTTTTGGGATATGTTCGATAACAGCACTAATTGCACTTGATTTTTCTACCTTTTCCAAATTTCTTGCCAAAAACTTGTGTAAGAGAGACCCATCAGAAGCAAGGGTTAGGAACCAGTCCATTATCCTAATGAAATTATCGGGGGAAGAGAGTTTCTCCAGGGAGGAAAAATCCCGTAAGCCCATATACATGTCAATGAttttattttcatcatTAATAAAGCTTTTTAATTCCTCAACGTTAAAAAATAGCAATATTAAAACGTTATTTCTGTCGATTTGGGATATAATCTGAAATATTTTGTACCTATCATATGACAAACTATTGATCTTATCCTTCCATCCAAAAAACTCGTTATAAGTGGCATTTCGTTTAAGTTCACGTTCAAGATAGGTAGCAAGTGTGGGTTTTAAGTACGTCATTTCTTTGGTGTAGTTATTCGAAAGATAGTCTAGTTGGTTCCATAATTCTGTTTTTCGAGAACAGCATTGTAACTGACTAACATAGTATTCCAGGACAAAATTAACATCTTTAGAGCTCTCCGCGCCTAATTTTTCCAAAAGTGAAACCTTCGAATGGATATTGTCCAACTTAGTGAGCAGTGCGCTTGTGTCAAGCTTTTCCAACTCAAGGATTTTTAACACTCTCTTCACGACAGTTTGCCGCTCATCCTCATCGTCAAATTCAATATTTAATAGCCCAATTATCAAAGCAGGTAGTTGAACTTGCTTATAATCTCTTATCATTGACAGCTGTCCATGGTGGGTTAGTAGATATTCTGCAAAGGCGGATGGAGAGCTGTAATCCCGATGTATTTCAAGGCACTTCTGAAAGTCATCAAGCCGAGTATAGATGTCAAGCAGCTTCCAACAGTACTTCTTTCTATCCTTACTTTCCAAAACCTGCGCAATATGTGACAAACTTCCCTCATTATAAGAGTCAACGTTTATTGTATCATTAGCAATGTCAAGATTAAGGTAGACCATGTCAAACGACAAAAACACGTTCTCTGCGTCATTTAAAAAATCAATATATTTGCTTTTCAATTCTCGATTAATAGCTCTTATTGTACGCAATGGATTTTCAATCTTGTGTATAAGCTTTAGTTTCTTTAATTCTGTAACTAAACGATGCAAACCTTGGTGGACCCAAAGGTCTCCGAAAACCTCATAATCACACAGGTATAAAAATATCTTAATGTCAACGTACTCAATTCTTGAACACCACTTTTTAGCCAGCGAGAGATCAATTACATCATTATGGAGCATTTTCAGTAAAAGACATAATGTTTCCATGTAACCTTTTTCTATAATTTCGTACTCAGTAGTGGTTTTGTGCGTTCGTAAAAACTGTTCAACAAGTACGATAGCATCTTCTCCATAGTTATCAAAATCCAATATAGCTGGCCTAGTTTGCAATGTATATAATCCAGTGTCTCCAAACATAACAACTTGTGTTTCCTCGTTGTAAAACTTGTCAACGTAGAGTCTTTCATTTTCAGTTCTGAAATCTGGATTTATAGAAAATATCGGAATCAATCTCAATTTCTCAACTACCTGATCCTTATAGTCAGATCTGAAAATGCTGAATGAAACCAATGATTTGGCAAAATTCAGATTTTCGTAGCCCGTGGATATCTTTTGCACGATACGCGGTTCACTGTTTGCTTCCAGTTCGTAAACGTAGACTCCTAATCCATCATATGACACAAATATATATGGAGCCTCCACCATAATATCTTCCGGGTATTTTTCAAAGACGAGTGTTCCCTGCGTGATCTCACCTATCTTGTTGACTATTAAGCCCATAGCATTTTCATCCTCAGATGACCCACAAGTAACCAAGAATTCTTTGTCACTAAATTTCGTAATTATTGGTGGTAACATATCTAATCCTTCAGTAACATGAAACAGCTCCATACTAGTCTTCGTCTTTAGATTTATTAACTCATAGGTATTGTCTCTAGCGGTCATCATATAGTGTTTCTCAACGCACATACAGGTAACATCTGAGTACTCGTACATTAGCGTTTTCGCAATAGCGTTCCTTGAGACATGCACAGCATAAAACTTACTCTTCTTGCTCAAATAAACCTTATAAGCATCTACAGATTCGGAATAGTGGGCGACTGCAAGGTCGCAAACATTACGGATCGGGCTAACATGCGGCACAGCTGCAAATTCCGGTAATAGATATAGCTTTAATTGGTAATCTGAAAAAATCAAGGCCCGCTCAATACTTGGTAGCACATGAATAGCCTTAATTGGTTCATTAATTTCACTATCAAAGCTCGTTTGAGAAACCAAAACATAATTAAACGGCTCTAGTTCAAAATAATGAAGTAATTCACCCGTTTTAGTACCAAGATATACGTTCTTCTCAAATGCTGCAAAACATGTATAAGAGAAATCTCGTGGTAAATTATCTATAAGTGGATATACTGAATATGGACCTTCGCTTACTCTTAGATATGGTTCATCATCAGAATCTGAGCCGTTACGACGCTCTTTAATTTCATCATCCGCCTCCACTGGATCCCCCTCGCTTCCTCGGCTGTCCTTTTCATTCGAACGGCCATCAAAATTATCCTCCATTTAAAGATCCTTTCGCACGCTAGCATTCAACATCTAACCATTGTATAAATAAGTGAAGTACATGTTGTAAGTTAATATTTAAAGGCCGCTGCTAAACAACCTTACCCTCGTTGGAAATGATTTAATAGGAACTGACAGTGTTGTTTACTTAATGCCAACAGAACTTTGAGATTTTAAGTTATTTACATTAAAATTGACGGTTAGATGCTTAGAAACTTTAGCAGCAACTGAGCGCCCTTGTTCATGTCGTCATCTTTGTCTATCTTGCTTGCAATAGCCTTTAAATCGCGCATGAATTCCGCGCCTTCCTTTTTAGACGATAAGCATTCATATATGGCGACAATTGTGAAAGAGCTGTTAGAATTGTTGATCCACTCTAGCAAGTTTGTGGAATCGATAATATCATTGTAAATTTTTTCAGCAAATGGTGCACCAAGACCTTTCACGTTATTTAACGGTTCAATGCGTTTTTCTTTATTGTTCCATTTTCCGCCCTGAATCAATGATTTCAAAAGCCTGCCAGAAAATGGACGGTTAATTGGGTGCTCTTCATCTGAAACACTACCCTTAAAATATACAATTATGCAGTCAATTAATTCCTGGAATTTAGACTTTTCGTCGTCTGATAGAAGTAGATAAAGCTCATCATTGGTTAAGAGTTCTGAGACAAATTGACAGCCCATGTTATCCTCCAGTACTTTACTATAGTCCTCTGCAATTGCACTTAGGAAAAAGGGACCAAATTTCTGTAACAACTCGTCGCGCTTTTGGTGTAATGGCTTTTTGGAAGTGCTCTTTGACATCTCCAGGTATCTGTCAAGATCCTTCTTAACGATTGGAGAGAAATACTTTCCATCGAGTCCAAGCAATATGTATAGGAAAGGTCTTCTGGCCCACTTATCAGTGATCATAGAGGTTATTTTGTCCTTCAGGGAAGCGGAAAATGCTTTGTAAAGCAACACAGTGTCATCGACAGTCATTAACAAAGTGATGAAAACTTGGTTACCATACTGGTTCTTGAGCAGGTTTTCACTGTGGTCTTTGAGATTTTTAATAATGGACTTTCTTTCCTTAGCATTGGCCTTTGCAATCAATACACAGATTACTTCGCTACCCTCTGGTGTGTGGACCAATTCGGCGTATTGATCTTTTAAGGTTTCAATAAACTCTGAAATTTCCTTCTCATTCGCAATCTTGACGTATTCTTTCATTGCTGCATGCAAAATCTGGAAACCGGCAGAACCTTTGTCAACTGAGGCTGCAATGGTTCCACTTAAATTCTTAGCAATAATATTTCTCTTCTCGACACTACTTTCACACTCCTTCTCAATAGTCAAGTTTTTGTGGGTTTCTCTAAACACTGCATACTCTGCTCCCCAGAATTCCCGGATCATTTGCTGCCTCTGTTCCTGCGTGGAGTAAAGCACAAACAAATCTTCCACGACGTAAGCACCTTCTCTATGTCTCATCAGCTTCCTCAATTTCCCATGCAGTTCAGCAATGATAGTGTCTCTCGAGTTTTTGGAACCATAGTGCAAAAGTTTGACCAGCAAGTACTTACCGTAAGAGGATGTAGCCAACAGGTAAAACTTACCTTTTAGTGAATCTACAATTTGGTCACGACGCTCCTTAGGCGAATATTTAACCAATGTTTGAACAACACGAGATGCATCATGCTTCAGAACTAAATCACTGATATGATCTTTTGCCAGTTCCCAAACTTCGTTGGACAGCTTTTCACGGATTTCTCTTGGCATTGGAGGCTGCTTAACACGTAATCGTTCCCATAAAGACTTAATCTGCTGAACTTGAGTACCAGACTTACGCTTCATCTTCCTTTCTTTTAACAGCTTCCTTTGTTCGCTATGACGACCGGGTTCGTTCGAGGACTTCTCTTCCTTATCACCATCTAATTCATCGTGATCCTCTGCATCTTCGTCATCGCCATTTTCATCACCAGAAGACTGATCAAGCTCATCCGACTCATCATCACTGGAAATAATTGAATCTAGATCATCAGCATCATCACCGCTAGATTGAGCATCGATTTGATGTTGATCATCAGATTCTGGGTATTCTTCATCGCTTGAATTCACAGCAATCTTGGGTTTCTTTGTAACTCTCTTAGGGTGTTCGTGGTCAGCGGTACGCCTTCCGGACTTCTTAGTAGATGGAGCCATACCTAATTAATTAATAAGGTAAATGTGAGGCTTTAACTTGAATAATTTTAATTTATACATCTCATCGCATCTCATCTAAATAAGTGTATGGTCTGGAAAATTTTGTTAAAAATTACATTAGAAAAAAGAAATGCAATCATAATGTACGCGCCCATAAGCATTTATGCTGAACAGAAATAATGTGTTACATGGTAATAGTATGTAAGGTAATAATAATCGTATAAGCAACGTTTCTAAACATAACTAACAAGAGAGCTAAATTTTTTTTACACGGTATTATTTAGAAAGCTTTCAATAGTCATCCTAATCGTAGTACTTGCTTGAAAATGATTTTTAAAGTTCAATTTGAATCATAATAATATGCAAAATGGTCTTGGGAGACCCATTAATTTTCTCTTTCCAATATTTTTACTATGGAAGAGTTCTTTTGATATAACTCCAGGTCATTATCGTGAGCAGCCTTCAGCTTTTCTGCAGTTTGACGTTTTCTCTTCTTTGCAAGCTCTTTTGAAGCTTTAATATTGAAGCCGTCCTTTAGAATAAACTGAACTTCTTCTAGTTCTAGACCAGATAGCTCAGGGTAACATAAGTAAATGAAAATAAAAGACAAGACAGATATGCCAGTGAAGACCAAAAAGGTGCCAGTAGGGGTGATTTTTTCCAACATAGTCAAGAATGTTGAAGCCACCACTAGAGAACCAACCCAGTTGGTAGCTGTCGAATAAGAAGTACCTATACCTCTAACAGCCTGAGGGAACAATTCGGATTGTTGCCAAGGAACGGTACCAATGCCTAAAGCATAGAAAGACGCGTACGAAATAATGAAAACAATAATAACGATTCCCCATGAAGTAAAACCACCGCCATTCACAACGGTCTTACCACCGCCCAAGAAATCAATATCAATATACTTGAAAGCAACTGCGCACATTACCAACGAAACAGTCATTCCAGGTAACCCGATTAGTAAAATAATACGGCGGCCAAGCTTGTCGATTGCAAAGAATGCACACAGTGTAAAAAGAAAGTTCGTGGCAGCGACAATCATGGACACGGCAGTAGGGTTTGAAAAGCCTACTGTTTCAAAGATCGTCCCAGAAAAGTACATTAACGCATTCCAACCACAGAACTGTTGTACAGCTTGTAAACCACATCCAAGCACTAATGCATGGAAGTTTGCGGGCACGGTGTGAAGTTCTTTTACGGTGTTCCAAACCTTCTTAGGCACGGTATCACCAGGGATAGTCCTGTTTAGTTCCACTAATTCCTGGATTTTTCTTTCGATTAGGTCACTATCCGCACCACTGTAACTCCTCTGTAGAACCTCCGCAGCTTTATCCAACCTCCCCTTCATTACGTAGTAACGCGGCGTGTCCGGCACGAAGATAAAGCATACAAATTGGATTAAGGTAGGCAAAATGGAGAGCCCCACAAGTATCCTCCAACCATGTGTTACATGACTTAATGCAGCACCACAGGCGTACGCTATCAACTGACCTCCAGTCAACCAAAGCGAGTTGATCACCACCAAACGACCGCGAATCATTTTTGGAGCGATTTCACCGATATACAATGGAGATAGTAGGGAACCTATGCCAACACCGAATCCCATAATTAACCGTCCTACGACCATCTGCCAGAAGTTCGAGGCAGCTACTTGTAACACTGCTCCAATAAGAAACATAACATTAGAAAACATAATGCATGGCTTACGGCCGTAGATGTCTGCCATCACCCCCGCACAAATTGCGGAAATTAGAGCTCCTAACGACGTCGCGCCAGTAATGAGCTCTTTATCCTTATATGTTAACTCCCGCCCTAAATCAGTACCAATAGAAACCAGAGCACTAGATATATAACCCGTATCATAACCAAACATATACCCTGATATCGATGCAATAAATGTTAACATTATAATGAAGGAAGAAACCCTCTGATTGAACGCTATCAACAGCGAAGTATCATCTTCGTCGTTAACAGGCTTTAATATGATCTTGTCCGTTTCGGACGAAGCATCCTGACTTGTCGTAGCAAGTTCTAACGGTATTTCTTTATTACTATTCATGTTTGCAATAGTTGATCGTAAAATGAGATACCGTGTTTGCCAAAAGTAAGAAAAGCTTTCCCTATTTTCAAGAAATCAAAATGTGGCTTGACAATTCTAGTAGGTAAAGTTCTTCTAACAATAAGACCCTTCAAAGATAAAGTAAAATAAAGCTCAGTATTTATGCTTTTTTCGATAGTAATTCTTAAGAGATTAAGATTATAATATATCACAACGTCAAATCCACGATGTTTACAATAACAAAACTTCAATGTAACAGCGGTTCCATGacaaatattaaaatttCCACAAATAACTGATGAAGTAGAGAAATAGACGAAGAACTCCAGGTAAGTTTTTCTTCCTGATTCTACTTGCACATGGAATTTTTTTCACAATATAGCAACCGATTTTTTGTAGGTTACAACAACGTTTTTTTCACACGTTACACAGAAACTCTTGCATAAAATTTCCATGTGACTGTGGAGTTGGGGGGTTTTCGTTTAATAAATGTTGGATACGTAACCAGGTGGATTCGTCGCTTGTTCCATATCAGAGTTGAGGGGGTATGATAGGGCTGACATGGGGcaatttaaaaaaaagtTCGTTTTATTTTAGGTGACAAGAGTGTTAAAATTTGGTAAATTCAGCGGCAATTTAAATAGTTGAGTAGGACTTCTTAAGTATGAATGGATGTTTAAGACTATGTAGGTACTTAGGCGGTTAAATCTGAGCATTGCATTATAGACCCTAAACGTTGCACACGCCTGAAGTGTCCTTGAGGCAGTCGCCTAGTAGTGCGCAGGGCTTATCGGCGAGTTCGGCGAGTTCGGCGAACTTTTTTAGCGAGTGGCGAAGTCGGCGAAACGGCGAATGCGGCGTTTGTTCCTTACGTGTGAAGTGAGAGTATATCACATGGCAATCACGTGAGGTTATAGTTCGTCAACTATCCTCGTGATGGCATTCTCCACAGCCTGGGTCAGAGCATTATGGAGGGAGTTACGCTGGGTCAATAGAACGTCAGAGATTGTCGACGAAAGATTTGCATCATCAGCGGGGGTGGCAGCAGCATCAATTATGCAAGTAGAAGTCAATGTTGTGACTGCGTCTTTAGCCGGCGCTACCAAGCCAAATAGGACTAGGAAAAACTTGGAACTACGGAACCACACCCAGAATAGAAGCCTTATGGGGCCGCGTAGCAATCTCCTCCATATGACCCAGGCAATTGAAAAGCCTAAGAAGGAGAGTGCCATATAGATTTTGCGCTTTTCGCGGCCAGACGATGATTCTATTGTTCTAACCATGCGGGCGGACCGCTGTAAAACTAGAGATAGCTGGTCGAATTTCGAGTTTAGGCCGGCCAATGATGATGTTTGTTGGGTCAATTCGTCGATATTTAGACTGCTTTGTAGAACGGAACTCTGTAGAACATTGTTGGAGCGTATCAAGTTGGATGTTATGGATTTATTGGTATGAAGAAGCTTGTCTTTAGTGGTTTTCGGAACTGCGGGCTGGATTAAATGAGCTTTGTGGGCTTTCGTATCTGCTCCAGACTCTCCTATAACAGCCTTTGTGTTAAGACGCTTTTGTTGCGCTTCAGAACGCTCCCTTAAAATGGTTTCACTCAGCTTACTACGGTaatttttgatgaaattaTGCCATTCTTGAAGCTGCGCCAGTTGATGAACAAGTTCAGCAGATGGAACGCCGCCTTCGTATGAAACATTGAATGATGTAGAACGTACTGGTGATATCCTTAGATCTTTGTGGCTTTGTTCTACTGCTAATTGCAGTAAGCCAAGTAGCTCTTGGAATCTTAATGTCTTGTCAACTATGGCAGAAGGCTGTAATATGCCATCGCTAGGAAATAACATGTCTATCAGTTCACCTTGTAAACCCCGAAGCTCATCTTCTATGTGCATTTTGGTCCAAATAGCTGCTGGTGGATGTTATATCCCAAGTAAATGGTTAGTACTGTATATGAGAAAGGGTACCTGTGATTATAGAAGTAGAAGCTTTGgtgttacccggccttCATAAAATTATTGACACATTGAATGCAGAGACTACGCTTATTCAAGTAGTTGCCCGGGACGTGATTAATGGCTCTCCCTTGTGCTTTCTTTCTATCCTTTAATTGAACTTTATCCCCATATCCGGCCTATATGCTCATAAGGACTGAAATTTGATCTTTAGTTCTAGAAGACGAATTAGAATCCGAAAATAGAATTTACAATGCTTCAAGAGCCCACCATAATGCGAAGCCAAAGAAACCATAATTGATTCTCGTAATAGTTAAAAAGGCTAAGATTGCCTTTAGCGCATTATAATCTCTACAGTATTTAGCATTAATATGCAACAATGGATAGTTGTCATAAATATATAACACGCACATCTAATAAATACGCATACAGATACATAGTTATAGTCACTGTAGAGCTTAGGGGAAAGCCCAAGCAGCAATAATCTCCTAATTCGGGTCTCTTTAAGTCCAAGTATCATATAGTACAACTGTAATCAAATATTCGGACAGACACTAAGCCGGGTAACattctttcttttttctGCAGCTGAAAAATTTCTACCGATGAGCATCTTCAGAACCACATGAAGTGCTAGTTCAGAGAAGTAAAAGTTGTGCTGCCCTTCAAGTTTAGACTACTTTCAAGCATGTCTGGTAAGTCAAATGATGAGCTGATTGCTAGTTTTTCATCAGACTTGAGCGCTTTTGCATTTCAAGCGAATTGTGCGCAGAAGAATTTCCTTGATTTATATCCACTAGTTGCTACTAATGACTACAACGTTAACAGTTCATTAGTCAATCGTATTGAATACGATGCTATGGATTTGTCCGTTTCCGAAGTAAAGTTTCTTACATGGTGTTGTACGTCGAAAGACGGTCCTGCGGCAAAAGTAAAGAGAAAGAATAGTGGCGAAGAA
It encodes:
- the VPS3 gene encoding CORVET complex subunit VPS3 (Syntenic homolog of Ashbya gossypii AFR341C; Syntenic homolog of Saccharomyces cerevisiae YDR495C (VPS3)), producing MEDNFDGRSNEKDSRGSEGDPVEADDEIKERRNGSDSDDEPYLRVSEGPYSVYPLIDNLPRDFSYTCFAAFEKNVYLGTKTGELLHYFELEPFNYVLVSQTSFDSEINEPIKAIHVLPSIERALIFSDYQLKLYLLPEFAAVPHVSPIRNVCDLAVAHYSESVDAYKVYLSKKSKFYAVHVSRNAIAKTLMYEYSDVTCMCVEKHYMMTARDNTYELINLKTKTSMELFHVTEGLDMLPPIITKFSDKEFLVTCGSSEDENAMGLIVNKIGEITQGTLVFEKYPEDIMVEAPYIFVSYDGLGVYVYELEANSEPRIVQKISTGYENLNFAKSLVSFSIFRSDYKDQVVEKLRLIPIFSINPDFRTENERLYVDKFYNEETQVVMFGDTGLYTLQTRPAILDFDNYGEDAIVLVEQFLRTHKTTTEYEIIEKGYMETLCLLLKMLHNDVIDLSLAKKWCSRIEYVDIKIFLYLCDYEVFGDLWVHQGLHRLVTELKKLKLIHKIENPLRTIRAINRELKSKYIDFLNDAENVFLSFDMVYLNLDIANDTINVDSYNEGSLSHIAQVLESKDRKKYCWKLLDIYTRLDDFQKCLEIHRDYSSPSAFAEYLLTHHGQLSMIRDYKQVQLPALIIGLLNIEFDDEDERQTVVKRVLKILELEKLDTSALLTKLDNIHSKVSLLEKLGAESSKDVNFVLEYYVSQLQCCSRKTELWNQLDYLSNNYTKEMTYLKPTLATYLERELKRNATYNEFFGWKDKINSLSYDRYKIFQIISQIDRNNVLILLFFNVEELKSFINDENKIIDMYMGLRDFSSLEKLSSPDNFIRIMDWFLTLASDGSLLHKFLARNLEKVEKSSAISAVIEHIPKDYEFASFFDIIFPVFRRYNQQKRHQDIEKAVLKNELKTLSQIITVVELPADAADSAGVENTATKTDL
- the PUF6 gene encoding Puf6p (Syntenic homolog of Ashbya gossypii AFR342C; Syntenic homolog of Saccharomyces cerevisiae YDR496C (PUF6)) → MAPSTKKSGRRTADHEHPKRVTKKPKIAVNSSDEEYPESDDQHQIDAQSSGDDADDLDSIISSDDESDELDQSSGDENGDDEDAEDHDELDGDKEEKSSNEPGRHSEQRKLLKERKMKRKSGTQVQQIKSLWERLRVKQPPMPREIREKLSNEVWELAKDHISDLVLKHDASRVVQTLVKYSPKERRDQIVDSLKGKFYLLATSSYGKYLLVKLLHYGSKNSRDTIIAELHGKLRKLMRHREGAYVVEDLFVLYSTQEQRQQMIREFWGAEYAVFRETHKNLTIEKECESSVEKRNIIAKNLSGTIAASVDKGSAGFQILHAAMKEYVKIANEKEISEFIETLKDQYAELVHTPEGSEVICVLIAKANAKERKSIIKNLKDHSENLLKNQYGNQVFITLLMTVDDTVLLYKAFSASLKDKITSMITDKWARRPFLYILLGLDGKYFSPIVKKDLDRYLEMSKSTSKKPLHQKRDELLQKFGPFFLSAIAEDYSKVLEDNMGCQFVSELLTNDELYLLLSDDEKSKFQELIDCIIVYFKGSVSDEEHPINRPFSGRLLKSLIQGGKWNNKEKRIEPLNNVKGLGAPFAEKIYNDIIDSTNLLEWINNSNSSFTIVAIYECLSSKKEGAEFMRDLKAIASKIDKDDDMNKGAQLLLKFLSI
- the ITR1 gene encoding myo-inositol transporter ITR1 (Syntenic homolog of Ashbya gossypii AFR343C; Syntenic homolog of Saccharomyces cerevisiae YOL103W (ITR2) and YDR497C (ITR1)): MNSNKEIPLELATTSQDASSETDKIILKPVNDEDDTSLLIAFNQRVSSFIIMLTFIASISGYMFGYDTGYISSALVSIGTDLGRELTYKDKELITGATSLGALISAICAGVMADIYGRKPCIMFSNVMFLIGAVLQVAASNFWQMVVGRLIMGFGVGIGSLLSPLYIGEIAPKMIRGRLVVINSLWLTGGQLIAYACGAALSHVTHGWRILVGLSILPTLIQFVCFIFVPDTPRYYVMKGRLDKAAEVLQRSYSGADSDLIERKIQELVELNRTIPGDTVPKKVWNTVKELHTVPANFHALVLGCGLQAVQQFCGWNALMYFSGTIFETVGFSNPTAVSMIVAATNFLFTLCAFFAIDKLGRRIILLIGLPGMTVSLVMCAVAFKYIDIDFLGGGKTVVNGGGFTSWGIVIIVFIISYASFYALGIGTVPWQQSELFPQAVRGIGTSYSTATNWVGSLVVASTFLTMLEKITPTGTFLVFTGISVLSFIFIYLCYPELSGLELEEVQFILKDGFNIKASKELAKKRKRQTAEKLKAAHDNDLELYQKNSSIVKILEREN
- the SEC20 gene encoding Sec20p (Syntenic homolog of Ashbya gossypii AFR344C; Syntenic homolog of Saccharomyces cerevisiae YDR498C (SEC20)), producing MHIEDELRGLQGELIDMLFPSDGILQPSAIVDKTLRFQELLGLLQLAVEQSHKDLRISPVRSTSFNVSYEGGVPSAELVHQLAQLQEWHNFIKNYRSKLSETILRERSEAQQKRLNTKAVIGESGADTKAHKAHLIQPAVPKTTKDKLLHTNKSITSNLIRSNNVLQSSVLQSSLNIDELTQQTSSLAGLNSKFDQLSLVLQRSARMVRTIESSSGREKRKIYMALSFLGFSIAWVIWRRLLRGPIRLLFWVWFRSSKFFLVLFGLVAPAKDAVTTLTSTCIIDAAATPADDANLSSTISDVLLTQRNSLHNALTQAVENAITRIVDEL